CGCCGTTCCCGGTCTCCGGCCGCTCCTCTCCGGCTGGGCTCCGGTCCTCGGCTGGGCGGGGCTGATCTTCGTCCTCTCGGCACAGCCGGACCTGCGCTTCGCGTCGGACCCGGGGCTCGACTTCGTCGTGCGCAAACTCGGCCACATGGGGGTGTTCGGGATCCTCGCCCTGCTCGCCTGGCGGGCCCTGGCGGGGACGACCGCCTGGCGCCGGCC
The sequence above is drawn from the Chloroflexota bacterium genome and encodes:
- a CDS encoding VanZ family protein, with amino-acid sequence MDENPPRAVPGLRPLLSGWAPVLGWAGLIFVLSAQPDLRFASDPGLDFVVRKLGHMGVFGILALLAWRALAGTTAWRRPWAWAFALTVLCAASDELHQGFVAGRHPSATDVAIDATGALLALVAVGLIRSGRG